The proteins below are encoded in one region of Pelagibacterium flavum:
- a CDS encoding Mth938-like domain-containing protein — MTWEAGQGHYPYQATIDAYGDGGFRFAEMSHKGSLICLPSGMYAWEARAAEDVTLASLARVIETADSIDVLLIGMGPDIAAISPDIRETLRAKGVIVEAVSTGSAIRTYNVLLAENRAVGAALISVEKAR; from the coding sequence GTGACCTGGGAAGCAGGTCAGGGGCACTATCCCTATCAGGCGACGATCGACGCCTATGGCGATGGCGGGTTCCGATTCGCGGAAATGTCGCACAAGGGCTCGCTGATCTGTCTGCCTTCGGGGATGTACGCCTGGGAAGCACGGGCCGCCGAGGACGTGACTCTTGCGTCCCTCGCGCGGGTCATCGAGACGGCGGACAGCATCGATGTGCTGCTGATCGGCATGGGGCCAGACATTGCGGCAATCTCGCCCGATATACGGGAAACGCTGCGTGCGAAGGGTGTTATTGTCGAGGCGGTTTCGACCGGAAGTGCCATTCGGACCTATAACGTGCTGCTGGCCGAAAACCGGGCGGTTGGCGCCGCACTGATCAGCGTCGAAAAGGCCCGCTAG